The Manihot esculenta cultivar AM560-2 chromosome 8, M.esculenta_v8, whole genome shotgun sequence genomic interval atttatgagGTTTCAGAAATTTTCCATCCAATCCTTTCAATGCACAGAGCTTAATTAATTACCCTTGTGTTCATTCTCTTCATCTTTCAGCATGTctcgttttctttttcttctgttGTGTGCTTCTGCTCTTCTTGCTTCTTCTGTGGCTTCTGCTGCTATTGTTGAACACTCATTCCAtgtaattttctttctttttccttccttttgtGTTTATAGTTAAATGATCGTCCATGCATGCAAAGGTGACGAGTTCGTCGAAACGTTGCATCCATGTTTTGAATATGTAATGCAAGCTTTGACGCATGAAATGCTTAAAACTTAGCTGAATCTAATATGAATGTATATATATGTTTCAGGTGAAAAACCTTACGCTCCGGCGGCTGTGCGGTGAGCAAGTGATAACTGCGGTGAACGGAAGCCTCCCCGGTCCGACCATAAGAGTTCGAGAGGGTGATACTCTTGTGGTTCATGTGTTTAACAAGTCTCCATACAATCTCACAATTCACTGGTAAATCCTTAGATAATAAGCTACGCCATTAGAAAAATGCCAATTCAATGTCACTGTTACAAACTCATTAATTTGTCAAATTGCTTTgacttttataattattaaaaacaaaaaactcattcaatcacAAGATTTCTCGTTATTCCCATTACAAACAAGCAAATAGCAATAATGTGCATAACTTGATTATTCTTTGAATCAGTCttttactaaatttttttatttactcattTTTTCCTAATATCCAAGTCATCTTTGATTtgcatttgtttttatttttataaaattttttaagtgatACATAGAATATAATTAAGAAGCATGTAAgtgatttttgaaaaaaaatggattaaataattctatttgacttttttttttccttcaaagGCAACTGCTACTGGCTTACTTTTTCATTCtaactctttttcttccttttacatcacaaataaacttttttaaaataaatagtctTGAAACACGCATGCTCTAATCTAATCATCAGAAAATTATATGTACACTTTTCTCCAACCACAACAGAGGGAACTCATTAATTATGATGTGAAAAGAATAGCTAATCTTAATCATTAAACATCATCCTTTGATCAATGATCATTCTGTGGGAGGCAGCTTGCCTCGGCTGGTTTTGGCTTCAGCCTTcagctttttatttatttatttttttttcatgttaTAATTAACAAGTAATTGTAATTTTCAGGCATGGAATATTTCAGAAACTGAGTGGCTGGGCAGATGGGCCTAATATGGTAACTCAGTGTCCAATACTCCCTGGAAGTAGCTACACCTACAAATTTAAGGTCATCAAACAAGAGGGTACTCTCTGGTGGCATGCTCACGTCTCAACTCTCCGAGCAACGGTGTATGGAGCTCTAATTATCCGGCCAAGATCCGGTCATTCCTACCCTTTTCCGAAACCTGACAAAGAAGTTCCTATCTTATTAGGTACTATCGATttcgtatatatatatatattttattattgcttGTGGTTTGCTTGTGAGGTTATTAATATGCTACGAATTAATGGTCTCGATGAACTGTAAATGTAATTGCAGGAGAGTGGTGGAATGCTAATATAATTGATGTCGAGAATCAAGCCCTTGCTACTGGTGCCGGACCTAACAATTCcgatgcttacaccattaatgGAAGGCCTGGCGATCTTTACCCATGTTCTCAAAACCGTGAGTAATTGAAAAAATGTCGTAAATtcctctttatatatatattttgcatCTATCTAagtcaataatatttattatttttttaatttaatcagaGATATATAAACTTAAAGTGGAGAGAGGAAAAACATACATGTTACGTATCATCAATGCTGCACTCAATAATCAGCTCTTCTTCAAGATTGCTAATCATAAGATGAAAGTGGTCGCGGTTGATGCGTCCTACACAAAACCTTACATTACCGATGTTGTAGTCACCGGCCCTGGCATGACCACCGATGTTCTCCTTATTGCTGACCAGCCGGTGGGATCGTACTACATGGCAGCTAGCCCTTATGCGAGTGCTGCAGGTGTACCATTTGATAACACCACCACTAGAGGCATCCTCATTTACGAAGGCTCTACATCCGCTACTCCCATTATGCCTTTAATGCCAGCCACCAATGACACTCCTACGGCTCATAAGTTTTACAGTAACCTCACCGGACTTGCTGGCGGACCACACTGGATTCCGGTGCCACGTCATGTTGACGAGCATATGTTCATAACAGTTGGGCTCGGGCTCGAACCTTGTGGAGGGAATGCCACATGTCAAGGTCCATTCGGACAGAGACTCTCTGCGAGCATGAACAACAAATCGTTTCAGTTCCCAACAAGCTTATCAATGTTGCAAGCTTTCTTTTTCAATGTGGGTGGAATCTACACTCCTAATTTCCCAGACAAGCCTCCAGTGAAGTTCGATTACACAAACTCCAACATCAGCAACGACCAATCTTTGCTCTTTGCTCCCAAATCAACGAGCGTAAAGGTCTTAAAGTACAACTCGACGGTGCAGATTGTGTTGCAGAACACGGCTTTGATCGTTGTGGAGAATCATCCCATTCATCTTCACGGTTTCAATTTCCATGTGTTGGCTCAAGGATTTGGAAACTATGATCCTGTCAACGAccctaaaaaattcaacctTGTGAACCCACAAATGCGAAACACCATCGGAGTTCCTGTCGGAGGCTGGGCAGTGATCAGATTCAAAGCCAATAATCCTGGTACGAATCTTTGTCTTAAATTGAATTGTCTGGTTTTCGCAGGAAAATTTTTACTTAATTAATCTGAATCTTGCAGGTGTATGGATCATGCACTGCCATCTAGACGCTCACTTGCCATGGGGGCTAGCCACGGCTTTCGTCGTTCAGAATGGACCCACTCCGCGATCAACCTTGCCGCCTCCGCCGGCTGATCTGCCTAAGTGTTAGAATTTGTGGCATGCCGTGATTCACATTATTAGTCTCTTTTCATTTTTCTGGGATTTATTTCTTTGTATTAGTTTGATTTACATTGTTTCGTTTGGAGCAAAAGTCTGCTGTAATAATGTTACGATTGGTCTATTCTTTGTCAATTGTACCAAACTGGAATTgttgtcatgtaatgatattgttttataaattccattttttattacattttacaaaaaacattttatattagAGTCCTCCGCTCCTTCCTCATCAAAATCAACCCATTCATTAAACTCATtactacattttaaaatttattagattataaaattattatcttaatattattaaacaaTAGTTTCacaaacatttaaaatttattaccaaaaaatttaattttttattatatataataatatattttaataaataatttattttatatttaataaaattataattttaatcacgTTTTTATACACAGTTAAAAGCGTTGGCTTATACCATATTAGTAATATAtcttaaaacttaattaaaatagaaaaaaatatgtattattaatgattttctttatttattaatatttataattaatttcatctGCTTgagtaaatattttaagttaataataaagtacttggtatatgaaaatataatatggAGGAAATCGCGAAGAGTTCATGATTTGAGATTTctatttatgtatatgtattaatacttaaattatattagttataGTATTAATGAGATGGGATATCCTATTACGGATATGCTAGTACATGTTATACTCATAGTAAGCTGTTTTTCTCACAAACTGAAAGTATGAGATGTTTAAAGTTGATATATAAATACTTGTTTGAGAAACACGTATGTATCACATCAATTATGCAAATATTCTTAAACTTGAGATCATCAATGATACCTTAAATATATAAGTATTACATTTTACTCAACAGTTTATATTTTACcgtgaaaatattaaaagttgAGAAATTAGGTATGGTACATAATAAGGTAATTGAATGATCAATAAAAGATCCATCGTAcctgaaataataataaagtatagTTGTGTCATTCTTAAAATAAATCTCTTGGCAGAGTGATGTCactttttttttccctaaaGAAAGTGATGTCACTTATGAATAAGATTCATGAGAACATAATTAGAATGAAGATtctaattcttttaaaaaaatatgacatAAAGATTACATTTAATAGAAATTGATGTAATATAACTTCTCTCTACATTTAGTAGAGAGAAAAAACCTCTCTTGCCGTTTGTATTTTGGGCTGCAGAGCTTTTGTTTTAGGAGAATTCCTATGGTTGTCTTTGTGGTTCTTTACTCTCTTGTGTTAGTTTTGTTAGATCTATTGGTTGCATGTTATTTTATAGGTTCTTCCATCATCTTTGGGTTTTATCTGTGTTTCTTATATTTCATTTGCTCTGTAGAGACTAAATCGAAGATGGAGCCTTAGCATATTTAAGGTCCCTTAGCCGTTTTGGCCGACCTTCAAGACAGAAAAAGCATTCATGAGCACTGTTTGGTTTCTTCTATGGAGCTTCGACGAGGGATTTGGCTTGGTTTTATTCTCTGCAGTTGATCTCCTTTGCACTTGTAGCAACGTTTTTTGTGGAGCCTCCTTGTTCTTCAATTTGTAGCTAGCTTCGGCTTTTGTGGCGAGTGTTCTCGTCCTCTATGTTGCAATTTGTTGTTTGGTAGTGACTATAGGTTCGTTTAGTAGCATATTTGTTTTTGCATGTCTATATTTTGATGGTCAGATCTCTTCCATAAGAAGAAGAGCGCTTTCTCG includes:
- the LOC110620467 gene encoding laccase-7, with the translated sequence MSRFLFLLLCASALLASSVASAAIVEHSFHVKNLTLRRLCGEQVITAVNGSLPGPTIRVREGDTLVVHVFNKSPYNLTIHWHGIFQKLSGWADGPNMVTQCPILPGSSYTYKFKVIKQEGTLWWHAHVSTLRATVYGALIIRPRSGHSYPFPKPDKEVPILLGEWWNANIIDVENQALATGAGPNNSDAYTINGRPGDLYPCSQNQIYKLKVERGKTYMLRIINAALNNQLFFKIANHKMKVVAVDASYTKPYITDVVVTGPGMTTDVLLIADQPVGSYYMAASPYASAAGVPFDNTTTRGILIYEGSTSATPIMPLMPATNDTPTAHKFYSNLTGLAGGPHWIPVPRHVDEHMFITVGLGLEPCGGNATCQGPFGQRLSASMNNKSFQFPTSLSMLQAFFFNVGGIYTPNFPDKPPVKFDYTNSNISNDQSLLFAPKSTSVKVLKYNSTVQIVLQNTALIVVENHPIHLHGFNFHVLAQGFGNYDPVNDPKKFNLVNPQMRNTIGVPVGGWAVIRFKANNPGVWIMHCHLDAHLPWGLATAFVVQNGPTPRSTLPPPPADLPKC